The window TAGAGAACTACACTCTAGGGGAAAGTTGTCATATGTCCTTGATGGAGATAACCTTAGGCATGGTCTGAACAAGGATCTTGGTTTCAAAGCCGAAGACCGGGCTGAAAATATACGCAGAGTTGGTATGTTATTCTTGACAACAAACTATTTTGGTAGGAAACATAGATTATTTGTTCTCAGATAACACATAAGACATGCCAACCAATATTGGATATAGCCCACGCTGAGAatgttgatttgatttgatttttccttTGTGGGGCCAAATGTATTCTGGCTTCATAATTCTTTGCCCTTACAACTTGACCATAGTGTGTCCATTGGTAATATTTAAACTAAATAAGTTTTCAATGTAGGGGAGGTAGCAAAACTCTTTGCAGATGCGGGATTGATTTGTATTGCTAGCCTCATATCTCCTTATAGGAAAGAACGAGATGCTTGCCGTGCAATGTTATCTGATGCAAACTTTATTGAGGCAAGACTTCATATGGTTCTTGTTCTTATAATCTGGTAAATGTGGTCCACCTATTTTAAACTACGAAGATTGACTTTATATTACTTCCATGTTAACAGGTTTTCATGAACATGCCCCTAGAATTATGTGAGTCAAGAGATGCAAAAGGCCTTTACAAGCTTGCACGTGCTGGAAAAGTTAAGGGTGTGTTTTCGAAACATATGTAACTCATATAATTTCTCCATTGGCATGGACAGACTGTTGGTCTATGCCATACTTCGGAGGGAAAgagataaaattaataaaaacaaatatagAATCCCAATAAATGATTTGTATCATGAAATGACAGAATTTTAATATACCATAGTGTCACTTTCTATTCAAATAACagtctttcctttttcttctggtCAATTTTCCAGTAATAGTTTTCAATTGCAGGTTTTACTGGAATAGATGACCCTTACGAGCCACCAGAGAAATGCGAGGTATGTATTTGGTGGAGTATAAAAACTAATGGCCATGTCGGCATGAATCTTCTATTACACATTGTTTAGTTTGGAGACATTATAAAATCACCAGTGTTCTTTTGGTGTTCCTTGTGTATGCAAATCAAACTGAAAACTTTACCCTTCTTTTGTCAGATAGAAATAGAACAAAAAAATGGAGTTTGCCCCATGCCTGCAGCCATGGCAGGCCAAGTAGTGTCCTACTTGGAGGTGAAAGGATTTCTTCAGGTTCAGTGACTTGCGTCTGTTCAACTTACCCTTTGCATACCTGGCAATGCGTCGCTTTGGAGTTAAGGATTTTATTAAGGTATGATTGGTTGGATCAACCTGGCTGGCACTAAGACGGCCCCGACAAGCTTTTGGTACTGCTTGCTAGGAATGAGTACATATTTTTGgctaatatattttgtttataaGACTAATAGATAATACAGTTTTGAATTAGCAAAACATTTATGTGGCTAATTCTGATAATTATAATGGTATCAAAGTTCCATTTCCATGTTGGAGATTTTCATATGGTTTGATTTGTACCATCTTAAACTTGTGTGCATTCATCGAATTTTGACCTCGGATTTACAACATATATTTAGTCATTTACCTACATTGTCGGATAGTACATGAGTTTTGAATTCTACCATACGTTAATGTAGTGTTTCTTGGATCTTTTGGAACATGTTTGGGGCAATGTTGTTGGTTAAAACTGAATTGTAACTATTTCAGCAAATCTATGTCAATAAATCGCCTGCAATCCTGAGTGATTGAGTAGCCACCAAGTGCCTCACCTCCTCTTCTGCTCCCCTTTACACCACCTACAACGTCGGCTTCCCCTGCCTTCCTTgtctctcttcttcctcctcctcgtcCGAAGATGTTTCCGATCTCTCCGCCTGCGCCACCAATTCGCACTCCGATTAGTTGAATTCAATGGAATTTATCCAGATGGCATTAGTGTAGAAAATCCCGTGTGTTTTTGTATGTTAGAAATCAGCAGCAGCTACATTTGGTCGACAATCTGGAAAAGGGTTTTATCAGAAATAGTCTCTGAAATTGACCCATCTCATCAAAATGatctctgaaattgaaaatcgttCAACGTAATCCAATCAGTTTAGGGTTAGAAAATAAGTAAGATTCCCTATTCTAAAACGATTGAGGAATCTTATACTTATAAGACATGTAACTACCGTTCATGTATTATAAATAGGCTCGTCGGGAGCTATTTATTCACACAACCAACCAAGAGAATACAAGAGTAGAGAGCCAAGAATAATAGAGTGATCTAGAGTCAGAAGTCTTCGTTTGGTCAGGCAGCTTaagcttcagccatgagta is drawn from Malus domestica chromosome 14, GDT2T_hap1 and contains these coding sequences:
- the LOC103453878 gene encoding adenylyl-sulfate kinase 3 isoform X2 yields the protein MVNHMQERWKSTLACALSRELHSRGKLSYVLDGDNLRHGLNKDLGFKAEDRAENIRRVGEVAKLFADAGLICIASLISPYRKERDACRAMLSDANFIEVFMNMPLELCESRDAKGLYKLARAGKVKGFTGIDDPYEPPEKCEIEIEQKNGVCPMPAAMAGQVVSYLEVKGFLQVQ
- the LOC103453878 gene encoding adenylyl-sulfate kinase 3 isoform X1, which codes for MSTLNNSTNVFWQECQIGKVDRQKLLNQKGCVVWITGLSGSGKSTLACALSRELHSRGKLSYVLDGDNLRHGLNKDLGFKAEDRAENIRRVGEVAKLFADAGLICIASLISPYRKERDACRAMLSDANFIEVFMNMPLELCESRDAKGLYKLARAGKVKGFTGIDDPYEPPEKCEIEIEQKNGVCPMPAAMAGQVVSYLEVKGFLQVQ